From Actinoplanes oblitus, a single genomic window includes:
- a CDS encoding GH92 family glycosyl hydrolase produces MAATWWWPKPQVGNTHPGATSPLGMVSACAYSGAYPTGYGRYAKNTEGVPEEMFERTQASGFTHFQQSGTGAIRKYYNYVRVTPMVQPLDDLGQSWALHDERAEPGYYAANLDTGVRSEITVGEKVAVHRYTFPDHHSARVVIDLSCGGLAIDLGRTVPLRAQVESMGHGRAQGTVVMEGVPLSVYLEADAPGWRQMLWYDRRLIPGGTRLDFDSIRHTTLRPFGLLFMGPARAGQTVEVRMGFSLRGCEQARENLRRECGATAPAFEQVRARTRHRWRDHLDRVRVDGGSPARRTVMATALYHSLIKPCFADDESPFWPSSGPYAFDICTMWDIYKTQLPLLQAIAPERAMELLESLIRVCEEEGNFPIGYRMARGADRFFRQASALAHTAIADAHALGRGGVDWGWALVHMVDDLRRMYGEDFFEHGVVHPITHTLDLAYAHHCTAKLARALNDHRLAEDLERRGRQWVNAFDPAGGLLRDSEFYEGGKWNYSFRLLHDMAARIELAGGDSGFLSKLDKFFGYGAEPVTQPGVRPQPAEMALGYALNRFEGLNNEPDMEAPWAYHYAGRPDRTAEVVQSALTWQFGTGPGGLPGNDDSGGLSSWYVWASLGLFPVAGQSLFLVNAPAFARAALRAGDEEFVIETSGHRDIPIGVDGVGADPPTQYVQSATLNGKPLHAAHLSAADVHRGGRLHLRLGPEPSTWGHGIRPPSHSHP; encoded by the coding sequence CTGGCCGCCACCTGGTGGTGGCCCAAGCCGCAGGTGGGTAACACCCACCCGGGCGCGACCTCGCCGCTGGGCATGGTCTCGGCCTGCGCCTACTCGGGCGCCTACCCCACCGGTTACGGCCGGTACGCGAAGAACACCGAGGGCGTGCCCGAGGAGATGTTCGAGCGCACCCAGGCCTCCGGGTTCACCCACTTCCAGCAATCCGGAACCGGGGCAATCCGGAAATATTACAACTATGTCCGGGTCACCCCGATGGTCCAGCCGCTCGACGACCTCGGGCAGTCCTGGGCGCTGCACGACGAACGCGCCGAGCCCGGCTACTACGCCGCCAACCTGGACACCGGGGTGCGCAGCGAGATCACCGTGGGCGAGAAGGTCGCCGTGCACCGGTACACCTTCCCCGACCACCACAGCGCCCGGGTGGTCATCGACCTGAGCTGCGGCGGGCTGGCCATCGACCTGGGACGCACGGTGCCGCTGCGCGCCCAGGTGGAGAGCATGGGCCACGGCCGCGCGCAGGGCACCGTGGTGATGGAGGGCGTGCCGCTCTCGGTCTACCTGGAGGCGGACGCCCCCGGCTGGCGGCAGATGCTCTGGTACGACCGCCGCCTCATCCCGGGCGGCACCCGGCTCGACTTCGACAGCATCCGGCACACCACGCTGCGCCCGTTCGGCCTGCTGTTCATGGGCCCGGCCCGCGCCGGGCAGACCGTCGAGGTGCGGATGGGTTTCTCGCTGCGCGGCTGCGAGCAGGCCCGGGAGAACCTGCGCCGGGAGTGCGGCGCCACCGCGCCGGCCTTCGAGCAGGTGCGCGCCCGGACCCGGCACCGCTGGCGCGACCACCTCGACCGGGTGCGGGTCGACGGCGGCAGCCCGGCCCGGCGCACGGTGATGGCGACGGCGCTCTACCACTCGCTGATCAAGCCGTGCTTCGCCGACGACGAGAGCCCGTTCTGGCCCAGCTCCGGACCGTACGCGTTCGACATCTGCACCATGTGGGACATCTACAAGACGCAGCTCCCGCTGCTCCAGGCGATCGCCCCGGAGCGGGCCATGGAACTGCTCGAATCGCTGATCCGGGTGTGCGAGGAGGAGGGCAACTTCCCGATCGGCTATCGGATGGCCCGTGGCGCCGACCGGTTCTTCCGGCAGGCGTCGGCGCTGGCGCACACCGCCATCGCCGACGCGCACGCGCTCGGCCGCGGTGGTGTCGACTGGGGCTGGGCGCTCGTGCACATGGTCGACGACCTGCGCCGGATGTACGGCGAGGACTTCTTCGAGCACGGCGTCGTGCACCCGATCACGCACACGCTCGACCTCGCGTACGCCCACCACTGCACCGCCAAGCTGGCCCGCGCCCTCAACGACCACCGCCTCGCCGAGGACCTGGAACGCCGCGGCCGCCAGTGGGTGAACGCGTTCGACCCGGCCGGCGGACTGCTGCGCGACTCGGAGTTCTACGAGGGCGGCAAGTGGAACTACTCGTTCCGGCTGCTGCACGACATGGCCGCCCGGATCGAGCTGGCCGGCGGCGACAGCGGCTTCCTCAGCAAACTGGACAAATTCTTCGGGTACGGCGCCGAGCCGGTCACCCAGCCCGGCGTCCGCCCGCAGCCGGCCGAGATGGCCCTCGGTTACGCCCTCAACCGGTTCGAGGGGCTGAACAACGAGCCGGACATGGAGGCGCCGTGGGCGTACCACTACGCCGGTCGCCCGGACCGCACCGCCGAGGTGGTGCAGTCCGCGCTGACCTGGCAGTTCGGCACCGGCCCCGGTGGGCTGCCGGGCAACGACGACTCGGGCGGCCTGAGCTCCTGGTACGTCTGGGCGTCGCTGGGCCTGTTCCCGGTGGCCGGTCAGAGCCTGTTCCTGGTGAACGCGCCGGCGTTCGCCAGGGCCGCGCTGCGCGCCGGTGACGAGGAGTTCGTCATCGAGACCAGCGGGCACCGCGACATCCCGATCGGCGTGGACGGCGTCGGCGCCGACCCGCCCACCCAGTACGTCCAGTCCGCCACCCTGAACGGCAAACCGCTGCAC